The DNA region CCAGCGCCCCGGCGGCAATCAGTAGTCGTTTCATGCGAGCCCCCTTGGCAACCTAAACCGTTCAACCTATTGTCCCGCTTGGGGGTTTCAGAACGGTTAGCGGTCGCGCCTAAAGGGCTTCAAAAAGCAACAGCCCCGCAAGGGCGGGGCTGACGCATTACATTCCTTCACCTGTGTGATGCTATTTGGCGTGCCGGATCAGGTTGTGAACCCAATGGTGAGCCGGGCGCTGTTTGCGCGGCTTGCGGCCGCTAATGGCATAGCTGCTCCGGCTGACCGGCAAATGCGCGCGGGTTTGCATAGCAGCACCAACCGGTCGGGATGGCAAGGCGGGCGAAAGCTTTACCGGCTTTGCGACATCGTCCGGATTCAGTTCGGGTGATTCGGCTTCTGGCGCTTCAGGCGAACCAAGCGTCAAGACGGTGAAGATCGCCAACATCCAAAAAAGCAGGGAAAGGCCGATGGCCCACAGGCTATTCAGACTGGCATAACCCGTGGCGGACGATGCCTGGATGCCGAGAAAATCGGCGACATACGGGATATTGCCCAGACCTTCAACCATGAGGTTGCCGGGCAGGCGGTACACGAATGTGACTGCCTCCCAAAGTTCCCACAAGCTGTAGGACCCGTCGCGGTTGATGTCCACGACCATTTTCAGAGACTCGATATTCATGGCGGCTCCTTTAACAAGGCGGCCCGTGTAGCGTCCTGGCAGGTTCGGGCCGAAACCGAGGGCATGAATGCCCCGACCAACACCAGATGCTTGATATCACTATAGGCCGCTGAACGGATTGCCGCAAGAAGCAGGGTTGATAAAGCTAGCCAAGAAAGGGCGATGCGCGCCCGTCGGACTCACTCTGCAAGATTATTTGAGCCGTCAATTTCACGTGTTCCGCCAGCAGGGCAACGGCACGCTCGGTGTCGCGCGCAATGGCAGCTTCGGCGATGTGGTGGTGCTCGGCATCCAGGTGAGGGCGGTCAAGGTGGATGGACAGCACACGATAGCGTTCTGAATGGATAAACAGCAGCTCACGGATACGCATCAGCCACGGGCTGTCGCATGCCTCGACCAGCGTGGCATGGAAGCGCACGTGCGTATTGATCCATGCCGGATTGAATTCGTTCTGTAGGTGTACGGGGGTGCGGCTGAGCTCGTGCAGGCTGGCCAGTACACGCCCTTCCCAGGCTAAGCTGCCGTTCTGGATGGACCGTAGGAGACACTGCCCCTCAATGGCGACTCTCCGTTCGGTGAGGTCGAGCAGGTCGGCCAGCGACACCGATGCCACACGGAAGCCTCGTTGCGGTTCATTGACCACGAACCCGTCTGAAGTCAGGCGGGCCAAGGCTTCGCGCACCGCACTGAGACTGACGCCCCTGGCTTTGGCCATGGAGGCGATATTCAGCTTCGTCGCGGGTTTCAGACGGTAAGTCAGTATGTCGTCCCGCACCGAGAAATACACACTTTCCGTCAAACTTTTACCGGTATTCGTCAATTGCCCACTCCACTGCGCTCTCCCTGTCCGCGCCTCGACGGCAAGGCTACCACGGCCCGCATCCAATACGAGGCTTGACAAAGGGCTGTAAAAAATCGATTATTAGCCTGTGATCGATTTTATCACTCAGCGTGCCGAAAATCTAAAAACAATATCGCGCGAGAGTTTTTCAAGCTTCAGTGGGCCGCCGAACAGGCGGAAGAGGAGAATGGAGTGAGAGCAGCAATCATCGGGGCCGGTTCCTTGGGCACCATCATCGGGGCATTGATGGCCCACGGCGGTCGCCAGATTGACCTCGTCGATACTAACGAAGAGCACGTCGCAGTGATGAACCGCGTGGGTGCGCGGATCACCGGCGAAATGGATCTTCTCGTTCCTGTGCATGCACTCACGCCCAACGACATGTCGGGGCAATACGACTTGGTCTTTCTCCTGAACAAGCAGACTGCCAACGACGCTGTGCTGCCGCAACTGCTGCCCTTCCTGCATGGCGACAGCATCGTCTGCACCTTGCAGAATGGCATCCCCGAACCACGGGTCGCTTCGTATGTTTCGGCGCAGCGGACGATAGGCGGGGCGGTCGGCTTTGGTGCGACATGGATCGAACCCGGGGTGTCGCAATTGACTACCCGGGAAGAAACCGTCAGGAAATTTGCCTTTGAAATCGGCGAGATCGATGGCGTGACACGACCGCGTCTGGCGCAGGTGCAGGCTTACCTTTCTTGCGTGGGTTCCACCGCAATTCTGCCCGACTTGATGGGGATACGATGGTCCAAAGTATTGATGAACGCCACGTTCAGCGGCATGTCCGCCGCCCTGGGTTGCACTTTCGGAGAGGTGCTGGACGACCAGCGTGCCCTGCGTTGCATCGCGTTCCTGGCCGACGAAACCGTGCGTGCCGCGCATGCCGCAGGACACCGCATGGCCTCGATGCAAGGAGAAGATTTCGAGCAGTTTCTATTGACGTCGGCGGCCGAAGTGGCCGCCAAGGCCCCATTGATTGAACGGATCTGGACCCAGCATCGACAGCTGCGCGCCAGCATGCTCCAGGATCTGGAAAAAGGCCGAGATACCGAGATCAACTACATCAACGGCGTCGTCCGCGATACCGGCCGGCAGTTCGGTATACCTACCCCCTTCAACGATCGCGTTATTGAACTGGTCGTCGAGGCCCAGAGCCGACGTCAGATTCCCACATTTTCAAACATCAACCGTTTCGACGATCTTCTCGCTTCGCGCGCCGGTCAAGCTCAACACGTCTAGGAATCATGCAATGGCTGCAAAACCCTCATCCAAAGTCATCATCACCTGCGCCGTTACCGGCGCCGTACACACACCTTCGATGTCCGAATACCTGCCCCTGACGCCGGACCAAATCGTCCAGAATGCCGTGGACGCAGCCAATGCTGGCGCGGCTATCGTGCACCTGCATGCGCGAGATCCGAACGATGGACGTCCTACGGCCGATCCCGCTGTGTTCGACATGATTGTGCCGCGCATCCGCGAGCAGACGGATGCGGTTCTCAACATTACGAGCGGTGGAAGTACCCGCATGACTTTGGAAGAGAGGCTTGCCTATCCGCTTAAGCTCAGGCCGGAAATGTGCTCGCTCAATATGGGCTCCATGAACTTCTCGATTCATCCCGCGGCGCAAAAAATCAAGGAATGGAAGTACGCCTGGGAGAAGCCCTATATCGAAGGCATGGAAGACCTCATATTTCGCAATACGTTCAAGGATATCAAACACATCCTGAAGGTGCTTGGCGAAGAGGCCGGAACCCGCTTCGAATTCGAGTGCTACGACCTTGGACATTTGTACAACCTTGCCCACTTCGTCGACGCCGGCCTGATCAAGGGACCGCTGTTTATCCAGATGATCTTCGGCATCCTGGGCGGGATGGGTGCCGATCCCGAAAACCTGACCTTGATGCGCACCACCGCAGATCGTCTGTTCGGCCGCGAGAACTACCAGTTTTCCGTTCTTGGCGCGGGCCGCCACCAGATGCCTCTGGTCACGATGGGCGCAATCATGGGCGGTCACGTGCGTGTCGGGCTTGAAGACAGCCTATACCTGGAATCAGGCAAGCTTGCCGCCTCATGTGCTGACCAGGTTCAGAAGATCAGGCGCATTCTTGACGAGCTATCACTGACAACGGCGACACCTGACGAAGCCCGTGCCTTGCTCGATCTTAAAGGCAGCGCCCACATCACGCTTTAAGCGGTACAGACAAATATGAATAACGATGTGTTGGAGACCTGAATGGAGTTCTTCCTAATCTCTTTGTTGAATAGCTTGAGCTATGGCTTGCTGTTATTCATGCTGTCCTCGGGGCTGACGCTTATTTTCAGCATGATGGGCGTGTTGAACTTCGCTCACGCGAGCTTCTACATGATGGGCGCCTACTTTGCCTACACCATCAGCGGCATGGCGGGGTATTGGGCAGCCTTTATTCTCGCGCCATTGTTGGTAGGCTTCGCGGGTATCCTCGTAGAGCGTTATGGTTTGCGCGCCGTGCACAAGCACGGCCACGTGGCCGAGCTGCTATACACCTTTGGTCTGTCGTATCTCATACTGGAAGGGGTGCAGCTGATATGGGGGCGTTCCGCCGTGCCCTACGGAATCCCTGAAGTCCTGCAAGGCTCGCTTTTTACCTTGTACACCACCACATTCCCCAAGTACCAGGCGTTCATGATGCTGATTGCAATACTGACGCTGCTGGCCTTGTATCTGGTGCTTACCCGCACGCGGATCGGCTTGATCATACAAGCCTCTTTGACTCACCCGCAGATGGTCGAATCTCTGGGGCATAACGTACCGCGGGTGTTCATGCTGGTCTTCGGCGGGGGGTGTGCGCTTGCGGGCCTTGCCGGCGTGATCGGCGGCAATTCCCTGGTAACCGAGCCGGGTATGGCCGAAACATTGGGCACCATCATTTTTGTCGTGGTCGTGGCGGGCGGCATGGGCTCGCTAATGGGCGCGCTTGTGGCATCACTGCTTATCGGCGTCATTCAGACTTTCTCCATTGCCTTTGACGTGTCATCACTGGACCTGCTGTCAGCCGCAGGGGTGAGCATCGGCCCGGATGCCTTCGGGCATTCGGTCTTGGCGGTCAGCCTGTCGGATGTGGCGCCCATGCTGCCGTATGCGCTACTGGTGCTGATTTTGATATTTCGCCCGCGCGGGCTGTTGGGTAAGCGGGAGAACTAAGCCATGGCTACACACTCATTGATTGCGCACAAGACCGACGGGTTGACCACCCCGCGGATACTGCTGATGTGGCTGGGCTTTGCAGCTGTGCTGCTGCTTGCGCCTCATGTGTTTACCTCATCGCTGGCCCATTCGCACCTGACCCAGATGGGTACAGGCATCGTCCTGGCTTTGTCGTACAACATACTGCTCGGTCAAAGCGGCATGCTGTCCTTCGGGCATGCCGCATTTTCGGGGCTGGGCGCCTTCATGTCGGTTCATGCGATGAATCTGGCCGGAGCAGGCGCGTTCTGGCTGCCGCTGCCATTGATTCCGGTGGTTGGCGCGCTGACCGGCCTGGCCTTTGCAGCCTTGATAGGTTATGTGATTACGCGAATTTCCGGTGTCGCCTTTGCCATGATTACCTTGGGAATCGGGCAAATGATTTATGCGAGTGCCCTCATGTTTCCGGGATTCTTCGGCGGAGAGGGCGGTGTGTCTGCCAACAGGGTGTACGGAGAAGCCGTTTTCAACTGGAGCTTCGGTCCGCAGATACAGGTCTACTATCTTGTCGCGTTCTGGCTGCTCATCTGCATGATGGCAATCTTCTACCTGACCAGGACTCCCTTTGGCCGCCTCTTGAATGGGGTCCGTGACAACGAGGAACGCATCCCGTTCATCGGGTTCAATCCTCATATGCTGCGGTACATGGCACTCATGGCCTCGGGCTTGTTCGCAGGCATAGGCGGGTCGCTGATGGCCATCAACTTCGAGATTGCAACAGATGAAGTATTAAGCCTGCACGAGTCCGGGGCTGTGTTGTTGTTTACCTTCATCGGGGGCACCACGAGCTTCTTCGGCCCGGTGCTGGGCGCGGCGATCGGCGTACTGCTCACCAAGCTCCTGCCCGACTACACAGCCGGCTGGCAGATGTATTTGGGCATCGTCTTCATACTCGTGGTGGTTTATGCACCAGGGGGCATTATCAGCTTGCTCAAACCGGGTGTCGATACGGTTCGGAAAACGGTCTTGCATAAGCGATACGCATTGTTCTTGCGGCTGCTATCAAGCGTCGCGTCCTTGCTGGTCGGCTCCATCGTGCTGATCGAACTGCTTTACCACCGTGCTACCGGGACGTCCGATGTCTTGTCACTTTGGGGCCTCAGCCTGGACCATCAAGGAATCATCGCGTGGGTCATTGCGATTGCGATTCTGCTTGCAGGCCTGTTGACCATCAAGCCGACAGGACGAGCGCTGTTGGGGCAGCTTGCGGAAGATACCGCAGAGCGTGAAGGAGAGCTCCCATGACACAGAATATTCTTGAACTGAAGGATGTCCAGAAGCGCTTCGGCAAAACCGAAATCATCCGGGGCTTGAACCTTGAAGTCAGAAAAGGCGAAAGGCTGGCAGTTATCGGCCCGAACGGCGCCGGAAAATCCACCTTGTTCCACCTGATTTCGGGACGGCTGTCCGTAAGCGCCGGTGAAATCTGGTTCGACGGTGATCGCATCAATGGCCGCAACGCACAGCAGATCTACCAACGTGGGTTGAGTCGCAGCTTTCAGATCACAAATCTGTTCAGTCGTCAGACCGTGTACGAGAACATCCTCTCGGCCGCGATGTGGGCGCAAGGTTATCGATATACCTTCTGGAAGCGCATCAGCCAGCTCCAGCCTCTGCATGACCGAGCACAGGAAGTGCTCGAGCTGATCGGGCTGGCCGCGCGCCGCAATGTTTCCGTGAACCTGCTGACTTACGCCGAGCAACGCGCGCTTGAAATCGGCATGGCTGTGGCGGGTGGCGGGCATACCATTCTGCTGGACGAGCCCACTGCCGGCATGAGCCGCGGAGAAAGCGATGCTGCGATCGAGCTGATCAAAACCGTCAGTACAGGCAAGACGCTACTGATCGTCGAGCATGACATGGGGGTTGTGTTCGGCCTGGCCGACCGCGTGGCCGTGGTGGTCTATGGCCAGGTTATCGCCTGCGACACGCCCGAGAACATACGCGCCAATGCCAAGGTTCAAGAAGCCTATTTGGGTGTCAAGAAAGATCAGAAGAAAGGGGTGGTGGATGGCATTGCTTGAAATCTCCGGGCTTCATGCCTACTACGGAAAAAGCCATGTGCTGCAAGGGGTCGACATGCGTATTGACCCCGGTGAAATAGTCAGCCTATTGGGGCGTAACGGTGTCGGCCGATCGACCATGGTGAAAGCGGTAATGGGGCTGGTTCACTCGACCGGATCAGTCGTGTTTGACGGCAAAGAACTCATCGGGATGAAAACCCATGAGATCGTGCATCGAGGCCTGGGCTATGTGCCGGAAAGCCGGGACGTATTTCCTGCCCTGACGGTGGAGCAGAATCTGTTGTTGGGCCAGCAGCGCGGAAAGCAATCCCAATGGTCCATGGACGACATGTATGAAATGTTTCCGCGCTTGAAGGAGCGCCGGCATACCGCTGCGGGGGTGATGTCGGGTGGAGAGCAGCAGATGCTGACCTTATGTCGCTCACTGATAGGCGACCCCAGGCTCATCATGATCGATGAACCGACAGAAGGCTTGGCGCCCCAGATTGTCGAGCAGGTCGCCAGGTACCTGGACATCCTTCGTGAGCGTGGCGTTGCTGTTCTGCTGGTCGAGCAGAAGCTGGCCATCGCGCTCGATATTTCTCAGCGGGTTTATGTCATGGGCCACGGAACCATAGTTTTTGAAGGAGCACCAGGTGATCTGCGCGACGCGCATCAGGTGCGCAAGGATTGGCTGGAAGTTTAGGTTGGATATTTATCAATATAGGAGACACAATGAAATACGTAACGCATCTCAAACTTGGCGCATTGGCTTTAACGATGGGCCTGGCCTCAGGCATGGCGCAAGCCGATACCATCAAGATTGCGCTTATTGACCCCTTGTCGGGATCATTTGCCGCTTTGGGCGAGAACCAGCTTCGCACCTGGCAGTACTTCAGCGAACTGGCCAACAAGGAAAAGTGGGCGGGCGAGCATACTCTTGAAGTCGTCGGCTTTGATAACAAGGCCGGTGTTCAAGACAGTCTAAGCCAGCTTAAGCGTGCCATTGACCAAGGTTATCGTTACGTGGCTCAGGGTAACGGTTCCGGTGTGGCATTCGCCCTGGTCGATGCCATTAACAAGCATAACGACCGTAATCCCGGGAAGGAAGTCCTGTACATCAACCACGGAGCCATCGACCCCGACCTGACGAACGAGAAGTGTAGCTTCTGGCATTTCAGCGTCGACTCCAACGTCGACATGAAGATGCAGGCGCTCGTGAACCATCTGGCCAGTAACCAGGACGTCAAGAAGGTCTACATCATCGGGCAGAACTACGCTTTCGGGCGCTCCGTCAGTGCAGCGGCCAAGAAGATGCTGGCCGAAAAGCGTCCCGACGTCCAGATCGTAGGCGACGATCTGCACCCGATTGGCGAGGTCAAGGATTTCTCTCCCTATGTGGCGAAGATCATCGCCTCCGGAGCCGACACCATCATTACCGGCAACTGGGGCTCTGACCTGGCTCTCTTGATCCGTTCAGCGCGCGCCTCAGGCCTGGATGCCAACTTCTATACCTACTATGCGGTATTGAAGGGTGCACCGACCGCCATGGGCGAAAGCGGACTGGACCGCGTGAAGTACGTGGGTGTGGGCAACGTCAATAACGAAGGCTATAAGGGTCGCGACCTTGTTGAAGGGTTCAAGGAGAAGTACAACGACGACCTGACCTGGATGCAGGCCTACCCCGCGGTGGCACTGCTTTCAAACGCCATCAAGCAATCGGGCTCTACTGATCCGGTGGACGTGGCATTTGCCATGGAGGGCATGGAAGTTGACAGCCTGTCCGGAAAGGCAAAGATGCGCGCCAGCGATCACCAGCTGCAACAGGCCCTGTACGTGGCAACCTGGTCAAAGACCAACGACACCAACGTGCAAATTGACCAAGAGGGAACCGGTTTCGGCTGGCGTGCGGACGAGGTCATTCCTGCTGCCCAGGCAGAATTGCCGACAACCTGCGACATGAAGCGGCCCTCGCGTTGATGCAGTAATACATGCCGTATTCGGCATAGCGTAAAAAAACCCGCATGTTTTTGACATGCGGGTTTTTTGCTATCTTGGCGGACAGGGTGAGATTCGAACTCACGGTACGCCTAAACGTACACTGGATTTCGAGTCCAGCGCATTCGACCACTCTGCCACCTGTCCTGTTGCTGCCTTCGCAAGCACGCGCTATGCGTCATGCCTGGTTTCTTTCGCGGTCCGGCTGCAATCTGGTCGATGATCGGAGCCTTCGAAAGAAGTCCGCTATTCTAGCAAGAAATGGAAAAAACGCATAATGACGAAACGCGAGGAGGGCGCGAGTCCGGCACTTCGCTGCCTAGCGTTAAACTAGCCTGGTCTGCCACGCTTACTGACCTTTATAAGGAATAACATGCTGAATGGAAAACACGCGGTCATTACGGGTTCGACCAGCGGCATCGGCCTGGCCATGGCGCGCGAACTGGCGTCCAATGGCGCCAATGTTGTGCTTAACGGCTTTGGTGACGCCCAGGCCATCGAGAAGGAACGCGTCAATATCGAACTGGAGTTCGACGTCAAGGCGCGTTATATCAATGCCGACCTCAGCCAGGCCGGTGCCACGCGCGACTTCATCCATGCCGCGGCAGAGGCCCTGGGTGGTATAGACATCCTGATCAATAACGCCGGCATACAGCACACAGACCTGATCGAAGACTTTCCCATCGAGCGCTGGGACGCCATTATTGCCCTGAACCTGTCGGCGGTTTTCCATGGCACGGCGGCAGCCCTGCCTTATATGAAGAAGCAGGGATGGGGGCGCATTATTAATATTGCGTCGGCCCATGGGCTGGTGGCTTCCGCCAATAAGTCGGCTTACGTTGCCGCCAAGCATGGTGTGGTGGGTCTGACCAAGGTCACTGCGCTCGAAAACGCCGGCAACGGTGTCACCTGCAACGCCATCTGCCCCGGTTGGGTACGCACAGCCTTGGTCGAGAAGCAAATTCAGGCATTGGCCGAAAAGCAGGGTATCGACATTGAAGCAGCCGCACGCGAACTGCTATCGGAAAAGCAGCCATCGTTGCAGTTCGTCACGCCCCAGCAACTGGCGGGCGCGGCTGTGTTTCTGGCTTCAGAAGCAGCCGACCAAATGACCGGCACGACGCTGACGCTGGACGGCGGCTGGACGGCCAGGTAGCGCCACTGTTTGCCGCTGCGCGCGGCAAACAGCTCGACCATAAGGAAAAACAACGATGTTGCTGTTATTGTCGCCGGCTAAGAAGCTGGACTACGATTCGCCTGTGCGCACCACCTTGCATACCCAGCCTCTGTTCGGGGCACAGGCGGCCAAGCTGATCAAGGTGCTCAAGCAGAAATCCGCAGACGACATTGCCGGACTGATGAAG from Pollutimonas thiosulfatoxidans includes:
- a CDS encoding ketopantoate reductase family protein — its product is MRAAIIGAGSLGTIIGALMAHGGRQIDLVDTNEEHVAVMNRVGARITGEMDLLVPVHALTPNDMSGQYDLVFLLNKQTANDAVLPQLLPFLHGDSIVCTLQNGIPEPRVASYVSAQRTIGGAVGFGATWIEPGVSQLTTREETVRKFAFEIGEIDGVTRPRLAQVQAYLSCVGSTAILPDLMGIRWSKVLMNATFSGMSAALGCTFGEVLDDQRALRCIAFLADETVRAAHAAGHRMASMQGEDFEQFLLTSAAEVAAKAPLIERIWTQHRQLRASMLQDLEKGRDTEINYINGVVRDTGRQFGIPTPFNDRVIELVVEAQSRRQIPTFSNINRFDDLLASRAGQAQHV
- a CDS encoding branched-chain amino acid ABC transporter permease, with product MATHSLIAHKTDGLTTPRILLMWLGFAAVLLLAPHVFTSSLAHSHLTQMGTGIVLALSYNILLGQSGMLSFGHAAFSGLGAFMSVHAMNLAGAGAFWLPLPLIPVVGALTGLAFAALIGYVITRISGVAFAMITLGIGQMIYASALMFPGFFGGEGGVSANRVYGEAVFNWSFGPQIQVYYLVAFWLLICMMAIFYLTRTPFGRLLNGVRDNEERIPFIGFNPHMLRYMALMASGLFAGIGGSLMAINFEIATDEVLSLHESGAVLLFTFIGGTTSFFGPVLGAAIGVLLTKLLPDYTAGWQMYLGIVFILVVVYAPGGIISLLKPGVDTVRKTVLHKRYALFLRLLSSVASLLVGSIVLIELLYHRATGTSDVLSLWGLSLDHQGIIAWVIAIAILLAGLLTIKPTGRALLGQLAEDTAEREGELP
- a CDS encoding ABC transporter ATP-binding protein; translated protein: MTQNILELKDVQKRFGKTEIIRGLNLEVRKGERLAVIGPNGAGKSTLFHLISGRLSVSAGEIWFDGDRINGRNAQQIYQRGLSRSFQITNLFSRQTVYENILSAAMWAQGYRYTFWKRISQLQPLHDRAQEVLELIGLAARRNVSVNLLTYAEQRALEIGMAVAGGGHTILLDEPTAGMSRGESDAAIELIKTVSTGKTLLIVEHDMGVVFGLADRVAVVVYGQVIACDTPENIRANAKVQEAYLGVKKDQKKGVVDGIA
- a CDS encoding branched-chain amino acid ABC transporter substrate-binding protein is translated as MKYVTHLKLGALALTMGLASGMAQADTIKIALIDPLSGSFAALGENQLRTWQYFSELANKEKWAGEHTLEVVGFDNKAGVQDSLSQLKRAIDQGYRYVAQGNGSGVAFALVDAINKHNDRNPGKEVLYINHGAIDPDLTNEKCSFWHFSVDSNVDMKMQALVNHLASNQDVKKVYIIGQNYAFGRSVSAAAKKMLAEKRPDVQIVGDDLHPIGEVKDFSPYVAKIIASGADTIITGNWGSDLALLIRSARASGLDANFYTYYAVLKGAPTAMGESGLDRVKYVGVGNVNNEGYKGRDLVEGFKEKYNDDLTWMQAYPAVALLSNAIKQSGSTDPVDVAFAMEGMEVDSLSGKAKMRASDHQLQQALYVATWSKTNDTNVQIDQEGTGFGWRADEVIPAAQAELPTTCDMKRPSR
- a CDS encoding GntR family transcriptional regulator translates to MTNTGKSLTESVYFSVRDDILTYRLKPATKLNIASMAKARGVSLSAVREALARLTSDGFVVNEPQRGFRVASVSLADLLDLTERRVAIEGQCLLRSIQNGSLAWEGRVLASLHELSRTPVHLQNEFNPAWINTHVRFHATLVEACDSPWLMRIRELLFIHSERYRVLSIHLDRPHLDAEHHHIAEAAIARDTERAVALLAEHVKLTAQIILQSESDGRASPFLG
- a CDS encoding branched-chain amino acid ABC transporter permease — encoded protein: MEFFLISLLNSLSYGLLLFMLSSGLTLIFSMMGVLNFAHASFYMMGAYFAYTISGMAGYWAAFILAPLLVGFAGILVERYGLRAVHKHGHVAELLYTFGLSYLILEGVQLIWGRSAVPYGIPEVLQGSLFTLYTTTFPKYQAFMMLIAILTLLALYLVLTRTRIGLIIQASLTHPQMVESLGHNVPRVFMLVFGGGCALAGLAGVIGGNSLVTEPGMAETLGTIIFVVVVAGGMGSLMGALVASLLIGVIQTFSIAFDVSSLDLLSAAGVSIGPDAFGHSVLAVSLSDVAPMLPYALLVLILIFRPRGLLGKREN
- a CDS encoding BKACE family enzyme translates to MAAKPSSKVIITCAVTGAVHTPSMSEYLPLTPDQIVQNAVDAANAGAAIVHLHARDPNDGRPTADPAVFDMIVPRIREQTDAVLNITSGGSTRMTLEERLAYPLKLRPEMCSLNMGSMNFSIHPAAQKIKEWKYAWEKPYIEGMEDLIFRNTFKDIKHILKVLGEEAGTRFEFECYDLGHLYNLAHFVDAGLIKGPLFIQMIFGILGGMGADPENLTLMRTTADRLFGRENYQFSVLGAGRHQMPLVTMGAIMGGHVRVGLEDSLYLESGKLAASCADQVQKIRRILDELSLTTATPDEARALLDLKGSAHITL
- a CDS encoding 3-hydroxybutyrate dehydrogenase, whose product is MLNGKHAVITGSTSGIGLAMARELASNGANVVLNGFGDAQAIEKERVNIELEFDVKARYINADLSQAGATRDFIHAAAEALGGIDILINNAGIQHTDLIEDFPIERWDAIIALNLSAVFHGTAAALPYMKKQGWGRIINIASAHGLVASANKSAYVAAKHGVVGLTKVTALENAGNGVTCNAICPGWVRTALVEKQIQALAEKQGIDIEAAARELLSEKQPSLQFVTPQQLAGAAVFLASEAADQMTGTTLTLDGGWTAR
- a CDS encoding ABC transporter ATP-binding protein — encoded protein: MALLEISGLHAYYGKSHVLQGVDMRIDPGEIVSLLGRNGVGRSTMVKAVMGLVHSTGSVVFDGKELIGMKTHEIVHRGLGYVPESRDVFPALTVEQNLLLGQQRGKQSQWSMDDMYEMFPRLKERRHTAAGVMSGGEQQMLTLCRSLIGDPRLIMIDEPTEGLAPQIVEQVARYLDILRERGVAVLLVEQKLAIALDISQRVYVMGHGTIVFEGAPGDLRDAHQVRKDWLEV